A single region of the Pirellulales bacterium genome encodes:
- a CDS encoding PDZ domain-containing protein — translation MDFLWQRILRLDFDRGEVACLRGIPKGSGEPLPLDRLPRGPAVTLEISGLGRLPFTIDTGCTGQGTIEAGHFATMVDGAHAAHVTTARVASAGGVSSRRGALAAGVALGDFRHCDVLFYEGESNLLGLEYLSRYVVTFDFPGKRMYLRPSARHNNPSHWDLSGANLSRKDGCTVVSFVLPGSAAERAGLAVGDLIEMIDSRRTSGRTLWDICRPLREPGTHTLCVERGNHTIDLTLLLERPESTAAAAPAAKATTEVTKGKRR, via the coding sequence ATGGACTTCCTCTGGCAACGAATCCTGCGACTCGATTTCGATCGAGGCGAGGTCGCGTGTCTCCGCGGCATTCCCAAAGGATCGGGAGAACCGCTGCCGCTAGATCGCCTGCCCCGGGGACCCGCCGTAACGCTGGAGATAAGCGGTTTGGGTCGCCTGCCGTTCACCATTGACACAGGCTGCACAGGCCAGGGCACGATCGAGGCCGGGCACTTCGCCACGATGGTGGATGGCGCGCATGCGGCGCACGTTACGACGGCGCGCGTCGCATCGGCGGGGGGAGTTTCGTCGCGGCGCGGTGCGCTGGCTGCGGGCGTCGCGCTGGGCGACTTCCGCCACTGCGACGTACTGTTCTATGAAGGTGAGAGCAATCTGCTAGGTCTTGAGTACCTCTCGCGATACGTCGTTACGTTCGATTTCCCCGGCAAGCGAATGTACCTTCGGCCGAGCGCGCGCCACAACAATCCGAGTCACTGGGACCTTAGCGGCGCGAATCTCTCGCGAAAGGACGGATGCACCGTCGTTTCGTTCGTGCTGCCTGGCAGCGCCGCCGAGCGCGCTGGCTTGGCCGTTGGCGATTTGATCGAGATGATAGATTCACGGCGCACCAGCGGGCGCACACTGTGGGATATCTGTCGGCCCCTTCGGGAACCCGGCACCCACACGCTCTGCGTTGAGCGAGGGAATCACACTATCGATCTTACTTTGCTTTTAGAGCGGCCCGAGAGCACCGCCGCAGCAGCCCCTGCGGCCAAAGCCACAACTGAAGTCACAAAGGGCAAACGGCGGTGA
- a CDS encoding lysylphosphatidylglycerol synthase transmembrane domain-containing protein, which yields MQRLKPHLKRIVFNLLKFGVSLGIVVWLVIGACRDQAFAQLSQQPKDWPLLALAAGAGLGAVLLTFVRWLVLVRALDLPFTLKDALRLGFLGYLLNFVSLGAVGGDLFKAVFVARQFPGRRPEAVATVVLDRVVGLYMLFVMASVAILATGQLHNSDETVRIIGRGALLASMLGAAGILVMLIPGVTQGSFSSLLNRLPKVGPTFGKLLGAIRIYRSRPGVLVLSALISVGVHSLSTLSVYLVARGLPGECPSLADHFVMVPLAFVTGVLPLPVNGLGAFEMVVKMLYERVPLDIHVAEGQGFVVSLGYRAVTILIALIGVCYYLASRREVAKVLAEAEREMDEEGEQPAAGSPDLCTSELRVSNC from the coding sequence ATGCAGCGACTCAAACCCCATCTTAAACGCATCGTTTTCAATCTGCTCAAGTTCGGCGTGTCGCTTGGGATCGTGGTTTGGCTCGTCATCGGCGCCTGCCGCGACCAGGCGTTCGCTCAGTTGAGCCAGCAGCCGAAGGACTGGCCGCTGCTCGCACTGGCCGCCGGTGCCGGGCTGGGGGCCGTTTTGCTCACCTTCGTACGCTGGCTCGTGCTCGTGCGGGCACTCGACCTTCCCTTCACGCTCAAAGACGCTCTGCGGCTGGGATTCCTCGGATACCTGCTCAATTTCGTGTCGCTGGGGGCCGTCGGCGGCGATCTGTTCAAGGCCGTGTTCGTGGCCCGCCAGTTTCCCGGCCGCCGGCCCGAAGCCGTGGCCACCGTCGTGCTCGATCGCGTCGTCGGCCTCTATATGCTGTTCGTCATGGCCAGCGTGGCCATCCTCGCCACGGGGCAACTCCACAATTCCGACGAAACCGTCCGTATCATCGGCCGCGGGGCCCTGCTGGCCAGCATGCTCGGCGCGGCCGGCATCCTCGTGATGCTCATTCCCGGCGTCACTCAGGGAAGCTTCTCGTCGTTGCTCAACCGGCTCCCCAAAGTCGGCCCGACCTTTGGAAAACTGCTGGGAGCCATTCGCATTTATCGCAGCCGGCCGGGCGTACTGGTTCTCTCCGCACTGATCAGCGTAGGAGTCCACTCGCTCAGCACGCTGTCGGTCTACCTGGTGGCCCGCGGCTTGCCCGGCGAGTGCCCCTCGCTGGCGGACCATTTCGTCATGGTTCCGCTGGCCTTCGTGACCGGCGTGTTGCCGTTGCCCGTCAACGGCTTGGGGGCCTTCGAGATGGTGGTGAAGATGCTCTATGAACGCGTGCCGCTCGACATCCACGTGGCCGAAGGGCAGGGCTTTGTGGTTTCGCTGGGCTATCGGGCCGTGACCATCCTGATCGCCCTGATCGGCGTTTGCTACTACCTGGCCAGCCGCCGCGAAGTGGCCAAGGTGCTGGCCGAGGCCGAACGCGAGATGGACGAAGAAGGCGAGCAGCCGGCGGCGGGAAGTCCGGACCTTTGCACCTCGGAACTCCGCGTCTCAAATTGCTGA
- a CDS encoding alpha/beta fold hydrolase, which yields MLAHRNDAPSTVARLACAAVVAVLTGCGTTHYVKVRSVPRSPLVEQLKLTSRGGPQPSARTLQLLRLYNLRDDLHGNLQPLLDKFQAIVDREPTPDKVYAFAELNYIAGRKAELKNPDLALDYFGTTVTHAYLYLFDPRYGPMRNPYDPEFRSACDLYNGALESTLRLVQRRGGLLPGRTYSIESASQAWDVKIVVSPGRWQNDDFAAFKFVSDYEVRELKNQFHNFGLGVPLIAIRERRGEQRPEEQFLPAVLSFPVTAFLHVVPDQQTSGDGTRPRHTAILNLYDPLLSTDILAGNRRVPLETDLSTPLAYFLNDPLLDPNNPRLNLETVATQGLLHPEQTAAEAGLYMLQPYEPDKIPVLMVHGLWSSPMTWMEMFNDLRGDPEIRKHYQFWFYLYPTAQPFWQGATRLRKDLAHARAVLDPRRREPAFDQMVLVGHSMGGLVAKMQTVASRDDFWHIVSDKPFRLVKASSGERRQLEDVFFFRPEPAVRRLITIATPHRGSRFANNATRWLANELINLPKLQLLHRDELLKENPGVFRDHTILEVKTSVDSLAPDSPILPVLLEAPQPPWLKCHNIVGVLPNKGLIGSVAGGTDGVVSYESAHLDNVASETKVPADHTTVNRHPLSILEVRRILLEHLRDLNAFPYRAPRGDRTAGESMTGEMRR from the coding sequence ATGCTCGCCCACCGCAACGACGCGCCTTCGACCGTCGCCCGGCTGGCCTGCGCCGCGGTCGTCGCGGTTTTGACCGGCTGCGGCACCACGCACTATGTCAAGGTGCGCTCGGTGCCGCGCAGCCCGCTGGTCGAGCAGCTCAAGCTCACGTCGCGCGGCGGTCCGCAGCCGAGCGCTCGCACGTTGCAACTGCTGCGGCTGTATAACCTGCGCGACGACCTGCACGGCAACCTGCAGCCGTTGCTGGATAAGTTTCAGGCCATCGTCGACCGCGAGCCGACGCCCGACAAAGTCTATGCCTTCGCCGAATTGAACTACATCGCCGGACGAAAAGCGGAGCTGAAGAATCCCGATCTGGCGCTCGACTACTTCGGCACCACGGTCACGCACGCCTACCTCTATCTTTTCGATCCGCGTTACGGACCGATGCGAAATCCCTACGATCCTGAGTTTCGCAGCGCGTGCGATCTCTACAACGGGGCGTTGGAAAGCACCTTGCGCTTGGTGCAACGGCGGGGCGGGCTGTTGCCAGGCCGCACCTACAGCATCGAATCGGCGAGCCAGGCCTGGGACGTCAAAATCGTGGTCAGTCCGGGGCGTTGGCAGAACGACGACTTCGCGGCCTTCAAGTTCGTTTCCGACTACGAAGTGCGGGAACTGAAAAACCAGTTCCACAACTTTGGCCTGGGCGTGCCGTTGATCGCCATCCGCGAGCGTCGGGGCGAGCAGCGGCCGGAAGAACAGTTTCTGCCCGCCGTGCTGAGCTTTCCGGTGACGGCCTTCTTGCACGTCGTGCCCGATCAGCAGACCTCGGGCGACGGCACGCGCCCGCGGCACACGGCGATCTTGAATCTTTACGATCCGCTGTTATCGACCGACATCTTGGCCGGCAACCGGCGAGTGCCGCTGGAGACCGACCTCAGCACGCCGCTGGCGTATTTCCTCAACGACCCGTTGCTCGATCCGAACAATCCGCGGTTGAACCTGGAAACCGTGGCCACCCAAGGACTGTTGCACCCCGAACAGACGGCCGCCGAAGCGGGTCTCTACATGCTGCAGCCCTACGAGCCCGACAAGATTCCGGTGCTGATGGTCCACGGACTCTGGTCGAGCCCCATGACCTGGATGGAAATGTTCAACGACCTGCGCGGTGACCCGGAGATCCGCAAACATTACCAGTTCTGGTTCTATCTCTATCCCACGGCCCAGCCGTTCTGGCAGGGCGCCACGCGGCTGCGCAAAGACCTGGCGCACGCGCGGGCCGTGCTCGATCCGCGGCGCCGCGAGCCGGCCTTCGACCAGATGGTGCTGGTGGGCCACAGCATGGGCGGGCTGGTGGCCAAGATGCAGACGGTGGCCAGCCGCGACGACTTCTGGCACATTGTCAGCGACAAGCCGTTTCGGCTCGTCAAAGCTTCGTCCGGCGAGCGGCGGCAGCTCGAAGACGTGTTTTTCTTTCGTCCGGAACCGGCGGTCCGCCGGCTGATCACCATTGCCACGCCGCATCGCGGCAGCCGCTTTGCCAACAACGCCACGCGCTGGCTGGCCAACGAGCTGATCAATTTGCCGAAGCTCCAGTTGCTGCACCGCGATGAGCTGTTGAAAGAGAATCCGGGCGTGTTTCGAGATCATACCATCTTGGAAGTGAAGACCAGCGTCGACTCGCTGGCGCCCGATTCGCCGATTCTGCCCGTGCTGCTTGAAGCGCCTCAGCCGCCATGGCTGAAGTGTCATAACATCGTGGGAGTGCTGCCCAACAAGGGCCTGATCGGGTCGGTGGCCGGCGGCACCGACGGCGTGGTGTCGTATGAGAGCGCGCACCTCGACAACGTGGCCTCGGAAACAAAAGTGCCGGCAGATCACACGACGGTCAACCGCCATCCGCTCAGCATTCTGGAAGTTCGCCGCATCCTGCTGGAACACCTCCGCGACCTGAACGCGTTCCCCTATCGGGCACCCCGCGGCGACCGCACAGCGGGCGAGAGCATGACCGGCGAAATGCGCCGCTGA
- a CDS encoding MaoC family dehydratase has product MAKRVIQGLKGLQALVGQHLGTSSWVTVTQERIDAFAAGTGDFQWIHCDPARCRTQSPYGTTVAHGFLTLSLCNCMVQEIFEIEGVQMILNYGVNRVRFPAPVRVGSRVRMSCDLAALKETRGSVQATFKQSFEVEGESKPACVAETVVRIFFADP; this is encoded by the coding sequence ATGGCAAAACGAGTGATTCAGGGGCTGAAAGGGCTGCAAGCGCTCGTCGGGCAGCACCTGGGCACGAGTTCGTGGGTGACCGTGACCCAGGAACGCATCGACGCCTTTGCGGCCGGGACCGGCGATTTTCAGTGGATCCATTGCGATCCGGCGCGTTGCCGCACGCAGTCGCCCTATGGCACCACCGTGGCCCACGGCTTTCTGACGCTCTCGCTCTGCAACTGCATGGTGCAGGAAATCTTCGAGATCGAAGGCGTGCAGATGATCCTCAACTACGGGGTCAACCGCGTGCGCTTTCCCGCCCCGGTGCGCGTCGGCTCGCGGGTGCGCATGAGTTGCGACCTGGCGGCCCTGAAGGAGACCCGCGGCAGCGTGCAGGCCACCTTCAAGCAGAGCTTCGAGGTGGAGGGCGAGAGCAAGCCCGCCTGCGTGGCCGAAACCGTGGTCCGGATCTTCTTTGCCGATCCTTGA
- a CDS encoding DUF6655 family protein translates to MRLFYLSVAALASLVLGCGTTKWSDTARTATEQLLLSTAIDRAVGAMDFAPLTDKFVYLDVQYLDCEDNKYVVSTLRQHMLAEGCVLMPDPASADYVVEVRSGAVGTDHHDVLVGVPAISVPTGVGSSTGIPEIPFAKSTAQKGIAKIACFAYNRETGQAVWQSGAYPVVSTAKDSWFLGTGPFQRGTIYDGTHFAGSRFMFMRKQGVAPLRTPDTPLTTQAVFPHRPALVRKRPPATGSNDAPKSAGGGSGGPQQTVSGSSGPSLPTGTSTAGTGSSSGNLSGAGTSTGLPAGQVVRLPALPAPQSTSGGSNSGGLSLIPDSWLKLK, encoded by the coding sequence ATGCGCTTGTTTTATCTCTCCGTCGCCGCGCTCGCCTCGCTGGTGCTGGGGTGCGGCACCACGAAGTGGTCCGACACCGCGCGCACCGCGACCGAGCAACTGCTCCTGTCGACCGCCATCGACCGGGCCGTCGGCGCCATGGACTTCGCTCCCTTGACGGACAAGTTCGTCTACCTGGACGTCCAGTACCTCGATTGCGAGGACAACAAGTACGTGGTCAGCACGCTGCGGCAGCACATGCTCGCCGAGGGGTGTGTGCTGATGCCCGATCCGGCCTCGGCCGATTACGTCGTCGAGGTCCGCTCCGGCGCGGTGGGCACCGATCACCACGACGTCCTGGTCGGGGTGCCGGCGATCAGTGTGCCGACGGGAGTAGGCAGTTCCACGGGCATCCCCGAGATCCCGTTCGCCAAATCCACCGCCCAGAAAGGCATCGCCAAAATTGCCTGCTTTGCCTACAACCGCGAGACCGGCCAGGCCGTCTGGCAATCGGGCGCCTACCCGGTGGTCTCTACAGCGAAAGACTCTTGGTTCCTCGGTACGGGACCGTTCCAACGCGGCACGATCTACGATGGAACGCACTTCGCGGGGAGCCGCTTCATGTTCATGCGCAAGCAGGGGGTGGCGCCGTTGCGGACGCCCGACACGCCTTTGACGACTCAGGCCGTATTCCCCCATCGGCCGGCACTGGTGCGCAAGCGTCCGCCCGCCACGGGAAGCAACGATGCGCCCAAATCGGCCGGCGGAGGCAGCGGCGGTCCGCAACAAACCGTGAGCGGAAGCAGCGGACCGTCGCTTCCCACCGGCACGTCCACGGCGGGCACGGGCAGTTCGTCGGGCAACCTATCGGGCGCCGGCACCTCGACCGGACTGCCGGCCGGGCAGGTGGTGCGTCTGCCGGCGCTGCCGGCTCCGCAATCGACGAGCGGCGGGTCGAATTCGGGAGGTCTGAGTTTGATCCCCGACTCGTGGCTTAAGTTGAAATGA
- a CDS encoding efflux RND transporter periplasmic adaptor subunit, producing MQKRTIGILAVVLAVVCGAVAVARWPRLSELWASRKGKDKADETVFVDQAKVARFIELLPSVVELNGIRTAPVTKPTRKRRLELRGQLDFDPDSMVHVHGRFPGQIVSLRQVDEPNAELHTQSLKTKRDIAVMDHVVQGQEIGILWSKELGEKKSELVSSLIRLRVDRQNLKQTLRTYEEGAAPERTVREATRLVEQDETDVEKARMTLRSWLLSSPEIDEVAAEADRIHRERGERIVPSTRIVQVENEWARVKIEAPRKGTIVEKNVAVGTIVDTNTDLFKIADLSRLRVVANVYEEDLRYLEQMPRPIPWTITVNSMPGMEPINGFVEHLGAVIDPAEHVALVFGKVDNPRGELVAGQFIKAAIELPELPNVVEIPTRALVEDGKESVVLVRVDKTRFRYAPRRVLVVRRYHDVVRVRSTLTDAEREQGLEELHEGEEVVAVGALDLKAALSQQESLEKEP from the coding sequence ATGCAAAAGCGAACCATCGGCATCTTGGCGGTCGTCTTGGCAGTCGTTTGCGGCGCCGTCGCGGTTGCCCGATGGCCGCGGCTCAGCGAACTCTGGGCCAGCCGCAAAGGCAAAGACAAGGCCGACGAGACGGTGTTCGTCGATCAGGCCAAGGTCGCACGCTTCATCGAGCTGTTGCCCAGCGTCGTCGAGTTGAACGGCATCCGCACTGCCCCGGTGACCAAGCCGACGCGCAAACGAAGGCTCGAGCTCCGCGGGCAGCTCGATTTCGATCCCGACAGCATGGTCCACGTACACGGCCGTTTTCCCGGACAAATCGTGTCGCTGCGGCAGGTCGATGAGCCCAACGCCGAACTCCACACGCAATCGTTGAAGACGAAGCGCGACATCGCGGTCATGGACCACGTGGTGCAAGGGCAGGAAATCGGGATTCTGTGGAGCAAGGAGTTGGGTGAGAAAAAGAGCGAGCTGGTGTCATCGCTGATCCGTCTGCGTGTCGATCGGCAAAACCTGAAGCAGACCCTGCGGACCTATGAAGAAGGGGCCGCCCCGGAACGGACGGTCCGCGAGGCCACGCGGCTCGTCGAGCAAGATGAGACCGATGTGGAGAAGGCCCGCATGACGTTGCGAAGCTGGCTGTTGAGCAGCCCGGAAATCGACGAGGTGGCGGCCGAAGCCGACCGGATCCATCGGGAGCGGGGCGAGCGAATCGTGCCGTCCACGCGGATCGTGCAGGTGGAGAACGAATGGGCGCGCGTCAAAATCGAGGCGCCGCGCAAAGGCACGATCGTCGAAAAAAACGTGGCGGTGGGCACGATCGTCGATACCAACACCGACCTGTTCAAGATCGCCGACCTCTCGCGTTTGCGGGTCGTGGCCAACGTTTATGAGGAGGATCTGCGTTACCTGGAACAGATGCCGCGGCCGATTCCCTGGACCATCACCGTCAACTCCATGCCCGGCATGGAACCGATCAACGGTTTCGTCGAGCATTTGGGCGCCGTGATCGATCCGGCCGAACACGTGGCCCTGGTGTTTGGGAAGGTGGACAATCCGCGCGGTGAATTGGTGGCGGGCCAATTCATCAAGGCGGCCATCGAACTACCCGAATTGCCCAACGTCGTGGAAATCCCGACCCGCGCCTTGGTCGAAGACGGCAAAGAGAGCGTGGTGCTGGTGCGGGTTGACAAAACGCGGTTCCGTTACGCGCCGCGCCGCGTGCTGGTGGTAAGGCGCTATCACGACGTGGTCCGCGTCCGCAGCACGCTTACCGACGCCGAACGCGAGCAGGGACTGGAGGAGCTGCACGAAGGCGAAGAAGTGGTGGCGGTGGGAGCGTTGGATCTCAAAGCCGCGCTGTCGCAGCAGGAATCGCTGGAGAAGGAACCGTAG
- a CDS encoding efflux RND transporter permease subunit, producing MIAKLIHWSITNPLVVVLLAISLAAVGGYAFMNVNVEAYPDPAPAIVEVIAQARGRSAEEMERLVTIPLEVALAGMPGLKYTRSKSLFGLTWINNQFEYGVDYLSARQEVINRMLIAELPPDVEPQISPRSPIGEILRYAVTCPKDAFGNNIYELRDLRSLQTWTLEREFRRVPGIVDVTSFGGVMKRYEIHPDPDRLKKYGITLDTLQQAIADSNANVSGDYLVQGETAAVVRGLGLIGRGRDPMQHILMKTDPVEAHEYLRAEERRRLRQIRQIVVTTTNNVPIRVDHLVEGGSLGPGEEFSPQGVVVGHLTRLGKMALSRPLRDREGRVVVDRENNRLWVDEEEAIQGLVLLRKGAESLPALKLVKAKIDELNNIPGRLPPGVRIETYYDRTDLISTTTETVHENLLVGISLVTVILLMFLSNVRSAIIIAVNLPLALMFAFFVLFLRGKSANLLSIGAVDFGIIIDSTVIMVENIYRVLSAGKYAEFSITERIVRAAHEIERSLLFSTLIMVCALLPLFTMTGPEGQLFRPMAETYAFALGGALLLSSTIAPVLCLLLFRNLKPSRDNFLVRYLKHGYLRNLEFCLNHRWFVVGTFSVLIAFTIALLPHLGREFMPPLEEGHLWIRGIFPVSISLEQNAESSRLARRVMQKYPEVEIVVCQLGRPESGTDPIGFYSAEFFVPLKPFETWPATTPTHGWRRWFAATRPRTKPELIRAMSGELEELLPGVNWNFSQVIRDNVLEVLSGVQGENSVKIIGPDLDTLEKLGQQAVAVMRGVPGVKDVGLYRIQGQCNLELPIDREKCSLWNVSVADVNNVIAAAIGGKKVSDMIEGEKTFDIIVRWPQRLRQDQTDILSIPVDVTDQRVTEGFAGGAGATPLSGASQRVASIGSSSALPSLTGSRSTSLDISNSPRERLADLVTPLAADSDLETLDPQGDFVRPGASMITREMGNRMVAVKFSVRDRDLGGTVAEAQQRVAPLIPQGYRVAWSGEFQQMEEGERRLMVIIPVSLVLIFMLLYLAFRSLLDAVVVLMNVVELSLGGLWALYLTGTNFSIAAAVGFASIFGVAVMDGLLLVSSFNQLRLQGLPLREAVLQGAERRLRPVMMTALTAIFGLLPAAVSTKIGAQNQKPLAIVVVGSMITTLFLTRYLMPVLYSFYGERQPPEDAGGMAH from the coding sequence ATGATCGCCAAACTCATCCACTGGTCCATCACCAATCCGCTGGTGGTCGTTTTGTTGGCCATCTCGCTGGCGGCCGTGGGCGGCTACGCCTTCATGAACGTGAACGTCGAGGCCTATCCCGATCCCGCCCCGGCCATCGTGGAGGTCATCGCCCAGGCGCGCGGCCGCTCGGCGGAAGAGATGGAACGCCTGGTCACGATCCCGTTGGAAGTGGCCCTGGCCGGCATGCCCGGCCTCAAGTACACACGCAGCAAGTCGCTGTTCGGACTGACCTGGATCAACAACCAGTTCGAATACGGCGTCGATTACCTGAGCGCCCGGCAAGAGGTGATCAACCGCATGCTGATCGCCGAGCTGCCGCCCGACGTCGAGCCACAAATCTCGCCCCGCTCGCCCATCGGCGAAATTTTGCGCTACGCCGTCACCTGTCCCAAGGACGCCTTCGGCAACAACATCTACGAGTTGAGAGACCTGCGCAGCCTGCAAACCTGGACGTTGGAACGCGAGTTCCGCCGCGTGCCGGGCATCGTCGACGTCACCAGTTTCGGCGGCGTGATGAAGCGCTACGAGATCCATCCCGACCCCGACCGGCTCAAAAAATACGGCATCACCTTGGACACGCTGCAGCAGGCCATCGCCGACAGCAACGCCAACGTGAGCGGCGATTACCTGGTACAGGGCGAGACCGCCGCCGTGGTGCGCGGCCTGGGTCTGATCGGCCGCGGACGCGATCCGATGCAACACATTCTGATGAAGACCGATCCGGTCGAAGCCCATGAGTATCTGCGCGCCGAAGAGCGGCGTCGGCTTCGGCAGATCCGACAAATCGTCGTGACCACGACGAACAACGTGCCGATTCGCGTCGATCACCTGGTCGAAGGCGGGTCGCTGGGGCCGGGCGAGGAGTTCAGCCCGCAGGGCGTGGTCGTCGGTCACCTGACGCGGCTGGGCAAGATGGCCCTGAGCCGCCCCTTGCGCGACCGCGAAGGCCGCGTCGTCGTCGATCGAGAGAACAACCGTCTGTGGGTCGACGAAGAAGAAGCCATCCAAGGGCTGGTCTTGTTGCGAAAAGGCGCCGAATCACTCCCCGCACTCAAACTCGTCAAGGCCAAGATCGACGAACTCAACAACATCCCCGGCCGGTTGCCGCCCGGCGTGCGGATCGAGACCTACTACGACCGCACCGATTTAATCAGCACCACCACCGAGACGGTACACGAGAACCTGCTCGTCGGCATCTCGCTGGTGACCGTGATTCTGTTGATGTTTCTCTCCAACGTGCGCAGCGCGATCATCATCGCCGTCAATCTTCCGCTGGCCTTGATGTTCGCCTTTTTTGTGCTCTTCTTGCGCGGCAAGTCGGCCAATTTGTTGTCGATCGGCGCGGTCGACTTCGGCATCATCATCGACTCGACCGTGATCATGGTCGAGAACATTTATCGCGTGCTCAGCGCCGGCAAATACGCCGAATTCAGCATTACCGAGCGGATTGTGCGGGCGGCGCACGAAATCGAGCGCAGCTTGCTGTTCTCGACGTTGATCATGGTCTGCGCGCTGTTGCCGCTGTTCACCATGACCGGCCCGGAGGGCCAGCTCTTTCGCCCGATGGCCGAGACCTACGCCTTTGCCCTGGGCGGGGCGCTGCTGCTCTCCTCGACCATCGCGCCGGTGCTGTGCCTGCTGCTGTTTAGAAACCTGAAACCGAGCCGCGATAACTTCTTGGTCCGCTACCTGAAACACGGTTACTTGCGGAATCTGGAATTCTGCCTCAATCATCGCTGGTTTGTGGTGGGGACGTTCAGCGTCTTGATCGCCTTCACCATCGCGCTCTTGCCGCATTTGGGCCGCGAATTCATGCCGCCCTTGGAAGAGGGCCACCTTTGGATTCGCGGCATCTTTCCCGTCAGCATCTCGCTGGAACAAAATGCCGAAAGCTCCCGGCTGGCCCGCCGGGTGATGCAAAAGTATCCCGAGGTCGAGATCGTCGTCTGCCAGCTCGGGCGTCCCGAGTCGGGCACCGATCCGATCGGTTTCTACAGCGCCGAGTTCTTCGTGCCCCTCAAGCCATTTGAAACGTGGCCCGCCACCACACCCACCCACGGCTGGCGACGCTGGTTCGCCGCCACGCGGCCGCGCACCAAGCCCGAACTGATTCGCGCCATGAGCGGCGAGCTGGAGGAGCTGTTACCGGGCGTCAACTGGAACTTTTCGCAGGTCATCCGCGACAACGTGCTGGAAGTGCTGTCCGGCGTGCAGGGCGAAAACTCGGTCAAAATCATCGGTCCCGACCTGGACACGCTGGAGAAGCTCGGCCAGCAGGCCGTCGCCGTGATGCGCGGCGTGCCCGGCGTCAAAGACGTGGGACTGTACCGGATTCAGGGGCAGTGCAACCTGGAACTGCCGATCGACCGCGAGAAGTGTTCGCTGTGGAACGTCAGCGTGGCCGACGTGAACAACGTGATCGCCGCCGCCATCGGCGGAAAAAAGGTGTCCGATATGATCGAGGGTGAAAAGACCTTCGACATCATCGTCCGCTGGCCGCAACGGCTGCGGCAAGACCAGACCGACATCCTCAGTATTCCGGTCGACGTGACCGACCAGCGCGTCACGGAGGGGTTCGCCGGCGGCGCCGGCGCCACGCCCCTTTCGGGCGCCAGTCAACGGGTGGCCTCGATCGGCTCGTCGAGCGCGTTGCCTTCGTTGACGGGCAGCCGCTCGACCTCGCTCGACATCAGCAATTCGCCGCGCGAGCGGTTGGCCGATCTGGTCACGCCGCTGGCGGCCGATTCCGACCTGGAAACCCTCGACCCCCAAGGCGACTTTGTGCGGCCCGGCGCGTCGATGATCACCCGTGAAATGGGCAACCGCATGGTGGCCGTCAAGTTCAGCGTTCGCGACCGCGATCTGGGCGGCACCGTCGCCGAAGCCCAGCAGCGCGTGGCGCCGTTGATTCCGCAGGGCTATCGCGTCGCCTGGAGCGGTGAGTTTCAACAGATGGAAGAGGGCGAGCGGCGATTGATGGTCATCATTCCCGTCTCGCTGGTCTTGATCTTCATGCTGCTCTATCTGGCCTTCCGTTCGCTGCTCGATGCCGTCGTCGTTTTGATGAACGTGGTCGAGCTCTCGTTGGGCGGACTATGGGCTTTGTATCTGACGGGGACGAACTTCAGCATCGCCGCGGCGGTCGGTTTCGCCTCGATTTTCGGGGTGGCGGTGATGGACGGTCTGCTGCTGGTGTCGTCGTTCAATCAATTGCGATTGCAGGGTCTGCCCCTGC